The Vanacampus margaritifer isolate UIUO_Vmar chromosome 15, RoL_Vmar_1.0, whole genome shotgun sequence genome contains the following window.
ATGGTCCACAgaatagttaataataataataataataataataaatacatttaaaaaataatggccATTAACCTGCTCCACAAAGCTCTTAGGGTCCTCAAAGATCTTGGAGTAGTTCTCATTGACGTACTTGGCCCTCCAGTCCTGCCATAAGACAAACGATTAGTGACAATTATACAAACGAGCGAATATTGAGGCGCATGTTGAAGTGTTTGTGTCTGTTAAGGGCACCAGAGGGTTGTCAAAGATCTGCCACATGTCCGGGTGCAGCCTGGACGTGTTGAAGTTGTTGGATGACACCAGACGGCCAAAGTCGTCACGATTGGACACGAACATGAACACTCCCTGTCGGTGGGTAGGATACATGGAGGGTTATGTTtccagttgtatttattttttccagcaaGCAATGACAGCTACCTGCTCTCGAACCCTCCGACAGAACGCCATGTCCGGGTCCAAGTTGGGGTCCTCGTACAGATTGAGTTTGGACAGTTTGGATCGCAGCACGCTGCCTTTGATCAGATAGGCCTGGGACATGTACGGAACGTTCCACAGGCCGctgccaacacacacacgcgcgagCAGGGTAAGTGACCGAGTGGGTCGGGTGGCTGAGACTGGGCGAGATGGTCACAGAGACTCACATCCTCTTCCCTTGAACGATCTCGATGTAGTCTTCCGATCTGGAGTAGAAGCCTTCAGCGCTCAGCGCGCCCCAGAAGTTGCTCCACAGCTTCCCGGGTTTGGATAGCATGGGTGCGATGACAGACCTGGAAAACATTCCGGCATTCGTTCaactggaataataataataataataatatcctgAGTAAACCAAGCACATTTCACGCTTACTTGTTCTCTTCCATGAGAATCCTCAGGATGTCAGGGTTGGTCAAAACAACATCTGAGTCGACGCTGAAGTAGTATTCGCAACGGGAATCCTTCCGACACGCCTCCCTACGGACATGCACAGTGGCAAGCTCAGCTTCGGAAGCAGCCAAGCTCGCCGTGACTGCTCGTGCACTCACACAGCCATCTTGCGAGCCTGGTCCTCCCTCAGGTTCTCCTCGGGTCCGACCAGCACGGCGTCAGGAAAGAGAGAACGGTGACGCTGCCAGAACTCGTGAATGTGGCGCTCGTGGTGCACCACCTGCCAAcggggaaaacacattttgctaaTTGCgcaagaaaaatataaatactattGAAGTGAATGCAGACGCTTTTCAAACTTAACACATCCTTCCATATTTGAATACTTATTCAAGGAcattcaattgtatttatttatttacgatAAAATTAACATCACAGATTCAAACCATCAcaactttaaagggatacttgactcattgagccagtTTCAACacaaaagttaacattttgtccagaattaatttgttaacttcattatttttcatgtacaattatagttttaaaaacaatttttccacttgcagtcgactgaagacgacatcacctgtgctgaggaagtaggtaacaacaAATCATGGCTTAGTTtgcaaacccagaaaacaggtgagcaatgattggtcattagcaatttcctcagcacaggtgatgtcatcttcaattgacagcaagtagatcaattagtttttaaaggtattaattgtacatgaaaaataacaaagttatcaaattaattcttgacaaaatattaactttttactgctgaaaatggctgaacgagtcaagtatcccttaaaACATTTTCCGCTCTTCAGGACATCTTTTATTCgatttttcacatttcaaatttTCACATCAAAGTTCCCAAATTACAAgacattttacacatttaccTTACTCTTCCGCATTTCTAGACCAATTTCAACCCTTGCAGCTTCAGCTCACTGAGGACATTTGCTTTCCATGCTCATCTTATCCTTTTTGCTATACGTTAGCATGTCAGCTAGCTCTTCAGCACTGCCAACCACTTTTTAACAAAAACCACATTCTCTATATATAACTCACATTGTTATGGATGAAGAGGTGGAGGCGTGATAGAGGGTAGTTGAGTGTGGTCAGCCGCTCTAGGAAGTCCTCCATGAAGGGCGTGGCGTGATGGATGAACACAGCCACGTGCACCAGCGGCATGTCCTGGTCctgaaatcacacacacacacacaaacaaacaaaaaaaatcttgattatGGTCCTTTCACAGATAAAGCAGCAGTAGCGGCGGCTTACACACGTcagtttcatcaaagaaaagtAGGTTGTCGTCACAGTTGCCACAACCCTCCTCGTATGTCCATGCTGTTGGGACGTAGTTGGCCAGATAGTTGAGTTGCAGCTGCAGAGCACAAGTGACATTACGGTTTATTGGTCTCaaaattattatgattttacAAGATGCATCTTAGTTCATTTATCTATGCCAGTGAAATTTTTCTTTGGTGGTGAAAGTGTTGAGCAACCTACCTTGGTGGGTCCGTTGCCGTGAATGAcaacaggaagtgtgtcgtAGGCAACGTTCCTCACGCGGACCCTGGCCCTCTCAAACTTGAGGACGACTTCATCTGACAAAACCGACATCGAGAATCCAGTGAGCGTAATGAGTAACAGCTCGCTTTATAACACAACTGACAGTTAGCGAGGTCTCACCAACGGCGCCGTTGAGGTTCTGGAAGATTCTGGAGCGGTGGTCCAGCGacatgttgaatttggtctgagGGTGGGGAAAGCAACAGTGGCAAAATAGAACGAGCTAATGACATCACTGTGGAAGACCGGACGCTATTTTACCCGCTGCTTCTGGTCCAAGTAGATTTTTGTGTAGAAGAGCTGGTCATCGTCGTTGTCTTTTAACTTCCACTGCTGGACTATGGCGCTGACATCCGGTGCGAAGCCGATGAACCCTGACGGATTTGCAATGAAGTTAATTTTTGGTTACTTCTGGCAGAGAGGGTTCACAATGTGCTTCACAAAATCAAAAACATCACATTTACAATTCTAGAATGCATGTGGTACATAAACCAACATAATATGACAATTagaggtgtgaattgcctcgtacctggcgattcaattcgtatcacgattcacaggtcacgattcgatacaaatctataaattgattattgctcaaatttagaaaatactaatcagtaaacttatacatgtacactgtaagatttgtataaaaatgtatttatttatctgaaaaatcAGGCTTataacaggttgcagtctgtttcatgtttgaacagcactgaaatctaatattaaggcttaatgttccattaatataacattcttccatgcttaatgtgtgaatcctaacactaagtaagacattttgttatattttcccataaaaaatgttgatgtttaaaaatctattcgggCACATATgaaatcgatttgagaattgcgcgctgtaatatcgccaaattaattttttctaacactcctaatgacaataataagttaaatggaaaaagttGGACTCTAATGTCAAAAGGTTAAGAACACCTAGCTTGGACTATATAAGCGCTGGGGCTACTTCTTGAACCAATCAGATTTAAAATTCGACTCAGAATAACGTCAGCATTTTTTCGTCCTCTGATCGGTTAGAACAAAACCATTCCAGCCTGAGAAGCAAAACAAGAGCCAGGAAAAATCCTGAAATGACCCTAAAGCTTCTCAACAATGACCAAGTGGTGCTCTCCTACCTCCTGAGTTGAGGTAGCGTTTCCCAGAATGCACGGCGGGGTACTTGGGAGCCAGCCTCTGGTCCGGCCAGCAGAAGCCCTCGGCAGAGAACACCACGCGGTGTCCCAGCCGCGAGAACTTGTACAGGAGTTCCTCAGGACCCGAAGCAAATACTACATCGTAGCTGAAAGACGAGTCAAAGGGGTTTCACTTGAAAACCGGGCCAGTGCCTTGATACAGCAAGGTGAGCGTTACCTGTCCACAAACAAGACCACCAGGTCCTCCTGCTGCAAGTGTTTGAGAAGTTCCTTTTTCAGCCAGCGCACCTTTTGCCCGCCGCCCACCGTACGGGCAATGTCGCCCCCTTTCCACTCCTCCCCCAGGCCTAGAACCTGACCCCCAGCATCACCATCATTAACCATCAAatgaggatgatcatcgtcatcgtgGTCGTCACTGGGTTACCTTCACAGTGTAGTTGAACTCTTTGGCCGTCTTCATGAAGCGCACAAAGCCGTCTGTCTCCTCCGTTGCAGCTGTGATGACCAGGAGATTCtctgcatacacacacatgcatgttgTAAATTTCCAGAAGAAGGAATTCCACACTGAGGTGGGAAAAAGTGTGGAAGGACGAGTACTCAGGGCCGTTTAAAACAATGCAACAATGCAAGTTGCAGTCGTTCCCACGACAACAGTCTTTTGCTAGCCTAGCCTCCCTCACTCCCTTGAGACCTGGGCCTGAGAATTATATATTGCATAATGCATTCTAGAGGCAAAGAAGCTGGCCCTTTATCGCCTCAGTTCAATGTGGGGCCCTTTATCGCCTCAGTTCAATGTGGTTGCTCAGCAACAATATGCCACcagatacgatacgatacgatacgatatacttttattttccccgtggggaactttttcctgggtGGTGGTGCAAGATGGTGCAAAGgcagtactgtatttttatattatattatattatattaatatatatatatattaatatatatatatatttatattctaCATGGCTTAGGTATAAACATGAAAACAGtgaattgtaatgttttttcaCGAATAATAGATGATAAATTATCTTGCAGTGGTGGCGAAGTTCGgtcctatccagcctgtttccatgtctcccaccttcagcgcagctgaatctaatcagctaatcagcaagctttgcagaagcctgataacgatcttgatcatgaatcagatgtgttagtggagagaaacatggaaaacaggctggatagggggctctcgaggaccgaacttggccacccctgatttaTACAAATGTGCAAGCTAAGGGTTCACTgtagcgccacctggtggagaGTCAAGAGTGACTTCATAAGAGTTGAAGCAAGTGGAAAACGACAGTATGAAGTAAAGTTACAGCGACGTAAGATGCGCGGAAAGCGTTTAGTGGGAGAGGGCAAGAAGCAGGAAAAGTGTGGAAAGACTTCAGTGGAGCACGGCGGTCCGCCTGGAGACCCTCCAGAGCGGCCTTACCTGGCGAGAAGCTCCGCGGTTGAACCCCGGAGGAAGCGTGGAGTATCACGCCGAGTGTTAGCAAGCCGAGAAGCCAAGAAGACATGGCAGCGGCCATTTGTCGATGTAAACGACTTCGTTCCATCTCAAATTACTCCGCTTCTCTGCACTCCTCTCCTCTCTCCCTTTCGCAGCTCCGACGAAAGCCTGGTGAAATCTCGCGAGAACAACAATCCCAGTTGGCACGTAAACGTCAACGGAAAGTGATTAGCCGCCCATCTCGACACagcggccaatgaaaagcaccGATAGCTTTGATCGACGGGGCTGCTTGCCAATCACAAGAAAACAGATGTGATTTCGTTCCAGTCCTCGGCCTTCAGAAACTTCCCAAATGTGGACCTAAACTTTGCCACGTCTCAGGGGTTGGCGATTTACGTTCTCATTGTCCAATTAAGGACTGCTGGGACTACTTTAAAACACCTTATGACGCTATGAAAATGCGTATTTGCTGGTCGGACAACAAATCCAGCACTACGTAACCACGTCACCGGGGAATGATTGGCCGCCCATCTCTTAGACGCAGCGGCCAATAAGAAGCTTGACAGCTTTAACTGACGGGAGCTCCTTGCCAATCGGGCGGGTCGACGAACGAGCCAATCACAGAAAGa
Protein-coding sequences here:
- the plod3 gene encoding multifunctional procollagen lysine hydroxylase and glycosyltransferase LH3; this translates as MERSRLHRQMAAAMSSWLLGLLTLGVILHASSGVQPRSFSPENLLVITAATEETDGFVRFMKTAKEFNYTVKVLGLGEEWKGGDIARTVGGGQKVRWLKKELLKHLQQEDLVVLFVDSYDVVFASGPEELLYKFSRLGHRVVFSAEGFCWPDQRLAPKYPAVHSGKRYLNSGGFIGFAPDVSAIVQQWKLKDNDDDQLFYTKIYLDQKQRTKFNMSLDHRSRIFQNLNGAVDEVVLKFERARVRVRNVAYDTLPVVIHGNGPTKLQLNYLANYVPTAWTYEEGCGNCDDNLLFFDETDDQDMPLVHVAVFIHHATPFMEDFLERLTTLNYPLSRLHLFIHNNVVHHERHIHEFWQRHRSLFPDAVLVGPEENLREDQARKMAVEACRKDSRCEYYFSVDSDVVLTNPDILRILMEENKSVIAPMLSKPGKLWSNFWGALSAEGFYSRSEDYIEIVQGKRIGLWNVPYMSQAYLIKGSVLRSKLSKLNLYEDPNLDPDMAFCRRVREQGVFMFVSNRDDFGRLVSSNNFNTSRLHPDMWQIFDNPLDWRAKYVNENYSKIFEDPKSFVEQPCPDVYWFPAFSEKMCDHLVETMEDCGEWSGGKHKDERLAGGYENVPTVDIHMNQIGFEKEWLKFLKEYIAPITEKLYPGYSPKAQAIMNFVVRYRPDEQPSLRPHHDSSTFTINIALNNKNVDYQGGGCRFLRYDCNVESPRKGWSFMHPGRLTHYHEGLPTTSGTRYIMVSFVDP